From Salvia splendens isolate huo1 chromosome 3, SspV2, whole genome shotgun sequence, a single genomic window includes:
- the LOC121794589 gene encoding transcription repressor OFP13-like has product MPKKMKMPSLFKNQDLKQPWQWPSCNNLKTLSFRATNDKVFKTINSVFLDTSDGLETPESWFTNSSSECASTAFSTDQHFEENNNDDDNDNKALEMIIRDGRSSDRLFFEPGDTSSRILDKEATAAGKKLSGPFEESVALAVESDDPYMDFKESMQEMVESHGMEEWDRLEELLGWYLKMNAKHNHGFIVGAFIDLLVGMAIDSSTTTALCRSDSTSYSSADSSFSSP; this is encoded by the coding sequence ATGCccaagaaaatgaaaatgccaTCACTTTTCAAAAACCAAGACCTCAAGCAACCATGGCAATGGCCCTCATGCAACAACCTCAAAACCCTTTCCTTCCGAGCAACCAACGACAAGGTTTTCAAGACCATCAACTCCGTCTTCCTCGACACCTCCGACGGCCTCGAGACCCCCGAGTCTTGGTTCACCAACTCCTCCTCAGAGTGTGCCAGCACTGCTTTCTCCACTGACCAACACTTTGAGGAAAACAACAACGACGACGACAATGACAACAAGGCACTAGAGATGATCATCCGAGACGGGAGGTCATCGGATAGGCTCTTCTTCGAGCCAGGCGACACGAGCTCGAGGATCCTCGACAAGGAGGCGACGGCGGCAGGGAAGAAGTTGAGCGGGCCGTTCGAGGAGAGCGTGGCGCTGGCAGTGGAGTCGGACGACCCATACATGGATTTCAAGGAATCCATGCAAGAGATGGTGGAGAGCCATGGAATGGAGGAGTGGGACCGCCTGGAGGAGCTGCTCGGTTGGTATTTGAAGATGAATGCCAAACACAACCATGGCTTTATTGTTGGTGCCTTCATTGATCTCCTAGTCGGAATGGCCATAGATTCTTCCACCACCACAGCCCTTTGTCGCTCCGATTCGACTTCGTATTCGTCAGCcgattcttctttttcttctccttGA
- the LOC121795322 gene encoding pentatricopeptide repeat-containing protein At5g04810, chloroplastic-like, with the protein MDILSISSTVQCCHTPPHLSTSAASFIRASTSSQDNSHNSPDLRRPITTNKPLKTSTSRSSHFPENPLKKLVNRRNPSAANSPPHDTISAKLWLSSKLSPPPPPPPPPPPLPPLQENEADNGVSGNSDENGTEVEFREKGKIFVGNLPLWIKKIEVAEFFRQFGPIKNVILIRGHDDLEWNMGFGFVIYSGDMAEKAAMKAVEFDGMEFHGRVLTVKLDNGQRVRGKYAERARWVEGKEGEAYRSEWHEEREGSRKEFAKVLESHPENWQAVLRAFERIKKPSRKEFGLMVNYYARRGDMHRARETFENMRARGIEPTLHVYTNLIHAYAVGRDMEEALSCVRKMRDEGIQMSLVTYSIVVGGFARVGNVEAAELWFKEAKERLTSLNAIIYGNIIYAHCQKCNLSRAEVLVREMEEQGIDASIDIYHTMMDGYTMVQNEEKCIMVFHRLMECGFTPSIVTYGCLINLYIKMGKIHKALEVSEMMKSAGLKHNMKTYSMLINGFIYLKDWANAFSIFEDVIRDGLKPDVILYNNIIRAFCGMGNMERAIRTVEEMKKERHRPTPRTFMPIIHSFAKSGEMRRALDVFDMMRRSGCIPTVQTYNALIIGLVEKRQMGKAVDILDEMLLASISPNEHTYTTIMNGYASLGDIGKAFEYFSKLKNEGLELDVYTYEALLKACCKSGRMQSALAVTKEMKNQNIPRNTFIYNILIDGWARRGDVWEAADLMQQMRQEGVQPDIHTYTSFINACCKAGDMLQAMKTTKEMEAVGVKPNIKTYTTLINGWSRASLPEKALKCYEEMKQAGLKADKAVYHCLMTALLSRATVAEDYIYSGILNLCQEMVEKELVVDMGTAVHWSRCLRKIERSGGTFTEALQRTFPPDWNSHKALDASSDEDEDGYEDHASYNSNADGEDDANFKERFQF; encoded by the exons ATGGATATCTTGTCCATCTCCTCCACCGTTCAATGCTGTCACACTCCACCACACTTGTCCACTTCCGCCGCTTCATTCATTCGAGCTTCCACCTCATCGCAAGACAATTCTCACAATTCCCCCGACCTCCGCCGCCCCATCACCACCAACAAGCCTCTCAAAACATCCACTTCACGCTCCTCTCACTTCCCAGAAAACCCTCTCAAGAAATTGGTTAATCGTCGTAACCCTTCCGCCGCCAATTCTCCGCCACACGACACTATCAGCGCAAAGCTTTGGTTGTCAAGCAAACTCTCCCCTCcgccacctcctcctcctcctccaccgcccTTGCCGCCGTTGCAAGAGAACGAAGCTGATAACGGGGTTTCCGGAAATTCAGATGAAAATGGAACGGAAGTGGAGTTCAGAGAGAAAGGCAAGATCTTTGTGGGCAATTTACCTCTTTGGATAAAGAAAATTGAGGTAGCTGAGTTTTTCAGGCAATTTGGGCCCATAAAGAATGTGATCCTGATAAGGGGTCACGATGATTTGGAGTGGAATATGGGATTTGGGTTTGTGATATATAGCGGAGATATGGCAGAGAAAGCTGCAATGAAGGCTGTGGAGTTTGATGGAATGGAGTTTCATGGAAGGGTGCTGACGGTGAAGTTGGATAATGGACAAAGAGTGAGGGGGAAATATGCAGAGAGGGCGAGGTGGGTGGAAGGCAAAGAAGGGGAAGCATACCGGTCTGAGTGGCATGAAGAGAGGGAAGGTTCACGAAAAGAATTTGCAAAGGTTCTAGAATCTCATCCCGAGAATTGGCAGGCCGTATTGCGAGCCTTTGAGAGGATAAAGAAG CCTTCAAGAAAAGAGTTTGGGTTAATGGTGAACTATTATGCAAGGCGAGGAGACATGCATCGTGCGCGTGAAACATTTGAGAACATGCGTGCCAGAGGAATTGAACCAACACTACATGTATATACAAA CCTCATTCATGCTTATGCGGTAGGAAGAGACATGGAAGAAGCACTATCATGTGTAAGGAAGATGAGGGATGAGGGAATCCAGATGAGTTTGGTGACATACAGTATTGTTGTTGGAGGATTTGCAAGAGTTGGGAATGTAGA AGCTGCAGAGCTTTGGTTTAAGGAGGCGAAAGAGAGACTTACAAGCTTAAATGCCATCATATATGGGAACATAATTTATGCTCATTG TCAAAAGTGTAACTTAAGTCGTGCCGAAGTGTTGGTGAGAGAGATGGAAGAACAAGGTATAGATGCTTCAATTGATATATACCATACAATGATGGATGGTTACACCATGGTACAGAATGAAGAGAAATGTATAATGGTTTTCCACAGACTTATG GAATGTGGATTTACACCTTCAATAGTTACCTATGGGTGTCTCATCAACCTTTATATCAAG ATGGGAAAAATTCATAAAGCTTTGGAAGTAAGTGAAATGATGAAATCAGCAGGCTTAAAGCATAACATGAAGACGTATTCCATGTTGATCAATggttttatatatttgaaagaTTGGGCAAATGCTTTTTCAATTTTCGAGGATGTAATTAGAGATGGTTTAAAGCCGGATGTCATTCTTTACAACAATATAATAAGAGCATTTTGTGGCATGGGCAACATGGAACGTGCTATTCGTACTGTCGAAGAAATGAAAAAGGAGAGGCATAGACCTACCCCAAGAACATTTATGCCCATAATTCATTCTTTTGCAAAGTCTGGAGAAATGAGAAGAGCTCTCGATGTTTTTGACATGATGAGGAGAAGTGGATGCATTCCTACTGTGCAGACGTATAATGCTCTGATTATTGGCCTCGTCGAAAAGCGTCAG ATGGGGAAGGCCGTAGATATATTAGATGAAATGTTGCTTGCCAGCATTAGTCCCAATGAGCACACATACACAACCATCATGAATGGTTATGCTTCACTGGGAGATATCGGGAAGGCGTTTGAGTACTTTTCCAAACTTAAAAACGAGGGACTCGAGCTCGATGTTTACACATACGAAGCCTTGCTCAAGGCGTGCTGTAAATCAGGCAGGATGCAAAGTGCTTTAGCAGttacaaaagaaatgaaaaatcaaaatatcCCCAGGAATACATTTATCTACAACATATTAATCGATGG ATGGGCTCGCAGAGGTGATGTTTGGGAGGCTGCAGATTTGATGCAGCAAATGAGACAGGAAGGTGTACAACCCGACATCCATACTTACACGTCGTTTATTAATGCTTGTTGCAAGGCCGGAGATATGCTG CAAGCAATGAAAACAACGAAAGAGATGGAAGCAGTTGGAGTGAAGCCAAATATCAAAACCTACACAACACTTATAAACGGGTGGTCACGAGCATCTCTCCCGGAGAAGGCACTGAAGTGCTATGAAGAGATGAAGCAGGCAGGATTGAAGGCGGACAAAGCCGTATACCACTGCCTAATGACAGCGTTGCTATCGAGGGCTACCGTTGCTGAAGACTACATCTACTCGGGGATCCTCAACCTATGCCAAGAGATGGTAGAGAAAGAGTTGGTTGTAGACATGGGCACTGCAGTTCATTGGTCCAGATGCTTACGCAAGATCGAGAGGAGCGGCGGCACCTTTACAGAAGCCCTTCAGAGGACCTTCCCACCTGATTGGAACTCTCACAAGGCTCTCGATGCTAGCTCCGATGAAGACGAGGACGGATATGAAGATCACGCTTCCTACAACAGCAATGCTGATGGCGAGGACGACGCTAACTTTAAAGAAAGGTTTCAGTTCTAA